CGCATTGCAGAGGGAATTTGATGAGTTCAAAAGAACCGCGGAAAGAAAAACAGAAGAACTGGTCGGACTGCTCGAATCACCCGGAAGCCAAAAAGAACCCGTCCTTATTGAAGAAAGCCCCGAAGACCCTTTCAGATCAAGAGGAAACAGCTTCTGAGACCCGCTCCGGTTCCGCATACATAAACGGTTCCCGGGAAACCAGCCCGCAGGGTCCCGTCCTTGAGGAAAAAAATAGGCTGAGAAGAGATCTTCTCGAGAAAAGAAGGAATCTTCCCCAACCTCTGCGCCGGGAAAAATCCGCCCTGATTCTCAAGGTTCTTCTCTCCGAAAAGGTTTTCTCCGACGCGTCGAGCGTCGCTCTTTATTTCCCCGTAAACGGCGAAGTCGACACCCGCGAAATATTCAAAAAATGCGTTGATCTTAAAAAAAAGGTTTTTTTTCCGAAGACCCTAGGCTCCGATCTTGTTTTCCTGAGAACAAGGAATATTGAGGAACTTATCCCTGGGGCCTTTGCCATCCCAGAACCCCCGGCGGACGCTGAACGCGCCCGTAGCGACGAGCTTGACCTCGTACTGGTACCGGGAGT
The window above is part of the Candidatus Dadabacteria bacterium genome. Proteins encoded here:
- a CDS encoding 5-formyltetrahydrofolate cyclo-ligase translates to MISSHCRGNLMSSKEPRKEKQKNWSDCSNHPEAKKNPSLLKKAPKTLSDQEETASETRSGSAYINGSRETSPQGPVLEEKNRLRRDLLEKRRNLPQPLRREKSALILKVLLSEKVFSDASSVALYFPVNGEVDTREIFKKCVDLKKKVFFPKTLGSDLVFLRTRNIEELIPGAFAIPEPPADAERARSDELDLVLVPGVAFDFSGNRIGYGKGFYDRFLKDIPRQMRFGLAYQFQVLENIPSHETDVKTGRIITEDGTIDCLEKEGD